Proteins from a single region of Deltaproteobacteria bacterium:
- a CDS encoding gamma-glutamylcyclotransferase, translated as MWVFAYGSLIFRPGFEFLNQVRGSVDGYTRK; from the coding sequence GTGTGGGTCTTTGCATACGGCTCCCTTATTTTCCGTCCAGGGTTTGAATTCCTAAATCAAGTCAGAGGCTCGGTTGACGGCTATACCCGTAAG